The genomic window GACCCCCTCTCGATCTCTCCACCTAGGGTTTTGATCGGCCGTTGTGTTCATGCCCCGATCTCGTAGTTTCAATTGGTTTCCAATGCAACTTGATCTGAGTTTCGGCGCTTTTTGATCTAGTTACTTGATTTCCCGTCGATCTGGGGTAGATTAAGTTTCGATCGCTGATTAAATGCATGGATTTAGCTCGTTTTCTCTACTCCGATCCAGATCTGAGAGTAATATGCTGTTTCTGTGCGTGTAGAATACTGAGGAGAACTATGCGAACCCTAAGACGTGCTTCTTTCATGTGATCTTCAAGGTGAGTATTGGGATATGGTCACTATTGTGGGCTCGTTTTGATGTATCTTATTAATTGAGCTTGTTCATATATCTATAGGCCGCGGCGTTGGCGTTCTACGTGTTATCCGCCCTGTTTTTTGATAGCTTTGTGATCATCTTCGTCGTAACGGTTCTTCTCGCGGCCCTCGACTTCTGGGTTGTTAAGAATGTGAGTGGGCGGATATTGGTCGGGTTGCGGTGGTGGAATGAGATTAACGAGCAGGGAGAGAGTGTGTGGAAGTTCGAATGTCTCGATCAGGAGGTTTATAATGTTTCTGTTTCTTAGTTTGCTGTTCTTCCATTCTCCGATAAATGCTTCTTAATTGAAGTTATATGGTGGTTTAATTGTTTCCTTTTTCATTGTTTTCTTTGATTCGATGCAGTCCCTTGCTCGGATGAATAAGAAGGATTCGTGGCTGTTCTGGTGGACGCTTTATCTAACGGTTAGTACATTGAAGCAATAAAGTTGCCTGATTATCTTGTAATAATTTGCattgttagaatattttgtgttctcttattacaatttattttttgattaacTAGTTTCATTTTTCCCCCTCTTTCTAACTGTATGTTCGGTTGcatctatttctttaattcATCATATTTGACATGAATTTAGTTCGATTCGTAAGGAAATTAATTAATCTGTTTGGAACAAAACGGAAAGGAAATGAATTCCGATCATTTACATTGTTTGGAAAGGTCTAACAAGTCATCAATTGTGTTCATTTTTACTGCTTCACCCTtcaataaataatatgaaaggCGACATAactatctataactatatattattcctcaataactgcaCACGTGTCGTGAGGAGGCCAAGGTGCGGGCGCGAGGCGCGTGGCGCGGGCGGAGCCGCGAGTGGGAGCGGGCGCGGGGCGCGCGAGGGTGCGGACGCGGGTGCGAGCCGAGGGCGGAGGGCGACGCGTGGCCGGCGGGAGCGGAGCGGGCGCTGGCGCGAGCGCGGCTGGGCGGAGAGCTTGGTGCTGGGGTGTGCTGTGCGGTGGTTCTGCCGGCGGTTGCGTGTGCTCGGCGCTGGCGTCAGCGGGGCGAGTGGCG from Ananas comosus cultivar F153 linkage group 23, ASM154086v1, whole genome shotgun sequence includes these protein-coding regions:
- the LOC109727757 gene encoding Golgi apparatus membrane protein-like protein ECHIDNA — protein: MDRIQNTEENYANPKTCFFHVIFKAAALAFYVLSALFFDSFVIIFVVTVLLAALDFWVVKNVSGRILVGLRWWNEINEQGESVWKFECLDQESLARMNKKDSWLFWWTLYLTAVAWVFLGIFSLIRFQADYLLVVGVCLSLSVANIVGFTKCRKDARKQIQQFASQTIASRFSSTLQSAFSVV